In a single window of the Acetivibrio clariflavus DSM 19732 genome:
- the rpsM gene encoding 30S ribosomal protein S13: MARIAGVDLPREKRVEIGLTYIYGIGRSLSNQILSKTGINPDTRVKDLTDDEINKLREIIDKEYKVEGDLRREVSLNIKRLMEIGCYRGRRHRMGLPVRGQRTKTNARTRKGPKKTVGVQRKK, translated from the coding sequence ATGGCGCGTATTGCCGGAGTCGATTTACCCAGAGAGAAAAGGGTAGAAATTGGATTGACTTATATCTATGGAATAGGCAGGTCACTGTCAAACCAGATATTGTCAAAAACAGGTATTAACCCTGACACAAGAGTAAAAGATTTGACAGACGATGAGATAAATAAACTCAGAGAGATTATTGACAAGGAATATAAAGTTGAAGGTGACTTAAGAAGAGAAGTTTCTCTTAACATCAAAAGGTTGATGGAAATTGGCTGCTATAGAGGTAGAAGACACAGAATGGGTCTGCCTGTAAGAGGACAGAGGACTAAAACAAATGCTAGAACAAGAAAAGGTCCAAAGAAAACTGTTGGAGTACAAAGAAAGAAATAG
- the rpmJ gene encoding 50S ribosomal protein L36, with protein MKVKPSVKVICEKCKIIRRKGRVMVICQNPKHKQRQG; from the coding sequence ATGAAGGTAAAACCATCGGTTAAAGTTATTTGTGAGAAATGTAAAATAATCAGAAGAAAAGGCAGAGTAATGGTAATTTGTCAAAATCCTAAGCACAAACAAAGACAAGGTTAA
- the infA gene encoding translation initiation factor IF-1 yields the protein MSKEDVIEVEGKVVEALPNAMFEVELDNGHRILAHISGKLRMNFIRILPGDRVTLELSPYDLTRGRITWRAK from the coding sequence TTGTCAAAGGAAGATGTTATTGAAGTTGAAGGCAAGGTTGTAGAGGCATTGCCAAATGCAATGTTTGAAGTGGAGCTTGATAATGGACATAGAATTCTGGCCCATATCTCAGGAAAGCTTAGAATGAATTTTATCAGGATTTTACCGGGAGATAGGGTTACACTTGAATTATCTCCTTATGATTTGACCCGTGGAAGAATAACTTGGAGAGCAAAGTAA
- a CDS encoding KOW domain-containing RNA-binding protein yields the protein MDLTLGQVVYSKAGRDKGKKFIVVEMVDDLYVKISDGDLRRIENPKLKKMKHLQVTGEIILPLKEKLENKARVSNAEIRKALEVTGDL from the coding sequence ATGGATTTAACCCTTGGTCAGGTGGTGTATTCAAAAGCAGGTAGGGATAAAGGGAAAAAATTTATTGTAGTTGAAATGGTTGACGATTTGTATGTAAAGATATCCGATGGAGATCTTAGGAGAATTGAAAATCCAAAGCTGAAAAAGATGAAGCATTTACAGGTTACGGGAGAAATCATTCTTCCGTTAAAGGAAAAGCTGGAGAACAAAGCCAGAGTTTCAAACGCTGAGATACGAAAAGCCTTGGAAGTGACAGGAGATTTATAA
- the map gene encoding type I methionyl aminopeptidase: protein MISVKSKSELDLMRRAGEVVALAHKKVEEAIMPGVTTAELDRIAEEVIRKHGAIPSFKGYKCPYPDGIDYPSSICASINNEVVHGIPGLRELKDGDIISIDIGAYLNGFHGDAARTFAVGKISPEAQRLIEATKQSFFEGIKNAVEGNRIIDISSAIESYVVSFGYSVVRDYVGHGIGREMHEEPPIPNYRSRERGPRLQRGMTLAVEPMVNEGTYKVKLLPNKWTVVTADGKLSAHYENTIAITENEPIILTMLD from the coding sequence ATGATATCGGTAAAATCGAAAAGTGAATTGGACCTTATGAGGAGAGCGGGAGAAGTTGTAGCTCTTGCTCATAAGAAAGTTGAAGAGGCTATTATGCCTGGAGTAACAACAGCAGAACTTGACAGAATTGCAGAGGAAGTTATAAGAAAACATGGTGCTATTCCATCATTTAAAGGTTATAAATGCCCATATCCCGACGGAATAGATTATCCATCAAGCATATGTGCTTCAATAAATAATGAAGTGGTACACGGTATTCCTGGTTTAAGGGAGTTAAAAGATGGAGATATTATAAGTATTGATATTGGCGCTTATTTGAACGGATTTCATGGTGATGCTGCAAGAACCTTTGCTGTCGGAAAAATATCACCGGAAGCTCAAAGGCTTATTGAAGCTACAAAACAAAGCTTCTTTGAGGGAATAAAAAATGCGGTGGAGGGTAACAGAATAATCGATATTTCTTCTGCCATTGAGAGCTATGTAGTTTCCTTTGGGTATTCAGTTGTCAGGGATTATGTAGGACACGGTATTGGCAGGGAAATGCATGAAGAGCCTCCAATACCGAATTATCGCAGCAGAGAAAGAGGACCTAGATTACAGCGAGGCATGACACTAGCCGTAGAACCTATGGTTAATGAAGGGACTTACAAAGTTAAACTTCTTCCTAATAAGTGGACAGTTGTGACTGCTGACGGTAAGCTCTCAGCTCACTATGAAAATACAATAGCTATTACAGAGAATGAACCGATTATATTGACAATGTTGGACTAA
- a CDS encoding adenylate kinase: protein MKIVLLGAPGSGKGTQAANISEWYKIPHISTGDIFRSNIKNGTELGKKAKEYIDKGLLVPDELTIDIVSDRLKQTDCENGFILDGFPRTVNQAEKLDEILKQRGTNLDIVLNIEVSDSEIIARMGGRRVCTKCGMSYHIEFNPPAEGDTCKACGEKVVQREDDKEETVIQRLHTYHKQTEPLIEYYKKDKKLVTVQGQKSIDDTTSAVKKALGGI, encoded by the coding sequence ATGAAGATTGTTTTATTGGGTGCCCCAGGTTCAGGAAAAGGAACACAGGCGGCAAATATTTCTGAGTGGTACAAAATCCCTCATATATCTACTGGAGATATCTTTAGAAGTAATATTAAGAATGGAACTGAATTAGGAAAGAAAGCTAAAGAATATATTGACAAGGGTTTACTTGTACCAGATGAATTGACAATTGATATTGTAAGTGACAGGCTAAAACAAACTGACTGTGAAAACGGATTTATACTTGACGGCTTTCCGAGAACGGTAAATCAGGCGGAAAAGCTTGATGAAATACTTAAGCAAAGAGGAACAAACCTCGATATAGTGTTGAATATTGAAGTATCGGATAGCGAAATAATTGCAAGGATGGGCGGCCGAAGAGTATGTACAAAATGCGGCATGAGCTATCATATTGAGTTTAATCCACCAGCGGAAGGAGATACATGCAAAGCTTGTGGAGAAAAAGTTGTTCAAAGGGAAGACGATAAGGAAGAAACAGTTATTCAAAGACTTCATACTTACCATAAACAGACTGAACCACTTATTGAATATTATAAAAAAGACAAAAAACTTGTCACTGTTCAAGGGCAAAAAAGTATCGATGATACTACAAGCGCTGTAAAAAAAGCTTTAGGTGGAATTTAA
- the secY gene encoding preprotein translocase subunit SecY, whose translation MGGMFETIRNAWKIPDLRRKMFITLIMLLIFRLGSHIPVPGMNAARLKELSGMGTIFGFFDIVSGGAFSNATIFAMSITPYINSSIIMQLLTVAIPKLEQLAKEGEEGRKIIARYTRYGTVILAFLQATGLYFGLRGAVSNPGIFSYLTIALSFTAGTAFLMWLGEQITEYGIGNGISLLIFAGILSRAPQGALIIYSNYNMGKFGPKGILGILGVTAVLVLSLLIIALVVWVQDAERRIPVQYAKRVVGRKMYGGQSTHIPIKVNLAGVIPIIFAMSFIALPSTLVSFFAPEATGPVWNYIRNMQSRIEISILSGLLVMFFTFFYTFIQFNPIELANNIKKNGGFIPGIRPGKPTSDYITKVLNRITWFSAVFLALIQITPAILQAITGINGVWFAGTSVLILVGVALDTVKQVESQMLMRHYKGFLD comes from the coding sequence ATGGGCGGAATGTTTGAAACAATAAGAAATGCCTGGAAAATTCCCGATTTAAGACGCAAAATGTTCATAACTCTTATTATGCTGTTAATTTTCAGATTAGGATCCCATATTCCTGTTCCTGGTATGAATGCAGCCAGACTCAAGGAGCTGTCTGGAATGGGAACAATATTCGGATTCTTTGACATAGTATCGGGTGGTGCGTTCTCAAACGCAACGATTTTTGCGATGAGTATAACACCATATATCAACTCTTCAATCATTATGCAGCTTTTAACAGTAGCTATTCCGAAGCTTGAGCAGCTTGCCAAAGAAGGCGAAGAAGGTAGAAAGATTATTGCACGCTATACAAGATACGGAACGGTTATATTGGCATTTTTGCAGGCTACCGGCTTATATTTCGGACTTAGAGGTGCGGTTTCAAATCCCGGAATATTTTCCTATTTGACAATTGCATTATCCTTTACAGCCGGTACAGCATTCCTGATGTGGCTAGGTGAGCAGATAACTGAGTACGGCATAGGAAATGGTATTTCACTCTTGATTTTTGCAGGTATATTGTCAAGAGCTCCTCAAGGTGCTTTGATAATTTATAGCAATTACAATATGGGAAAGTTTGGTCCTAAAGGAATTCTTGGAATTCTAGGAGTAACAGCAGTATTGGTGTTGTCTTTACTAATTATTGCCCTTGTTGTTTGGGTACAAGATGCGGAAAGAAGAATACCGGTGCAATATGCGAAAAGAGTTGTGGGAAGAAAAATGTACGGCGGACAGAGTACTCATATTCCTATAAAGGTTAATCTGGCCGGCGTTATTCCAATAATTTTTGCTATGTCGTTTATAGCACTACCCTCAACTCTGGTGTCATTCTTCGCACCTGAGGCAACAGGCCCCGTTTGGAATTATATAAGAAATATGCAGTCAAGAATTGAAATATCCATTTTATCTGGATTGTTGGTAATGTTCTTCACATTCTTCTATACATTTATCCAATTCAATCCGATTGAATTGGCCAACAATATAAAGAAAAACGGAGGATTTATTCCAGGAATAAGACCTGGCAAACCAACATCGGATTATATTACTAAAGTTTTAAATAGAATTACATGGTTTTCAGCAGTATTCCTTGCGTTAATTCAAATAACGCCTGCGATACTTCAAGCTATAACCGGAATTAATGGAGTATGGTTTGCAGGAACCAGTGTTTTGATCCTTGTTGGTGTGGCTTTGGATACTGTAAAACAAGTTGAATCACAGATGCTGATGAGGCATTATAAAGGATTTTTAGACTAG
- the rplO gene encoding 50S ribosomal protein L15, protein MKLFELQPAPGSKKAPKRKGRGHGTGNGKTAGRGHKGQNARAGGGVRPGFEGGQMPLYRRIPKRGFNNKLFAKVYAEVNVSALNVFEDGAVVTPEVLIEKGLVKKVVDGVAILGNGELNKKLTVKAARFTKTASAKIEAAGGKAEVI, encoded by the coding sequence ATGAAGTTGTTTGAATTGCAACCAGCACCAGGTTCAAAAAAGGCACCTAAAAGAAAAGGTAGAGGGCATGGTACAGGTAATGGTAAGACTGCCGGAAGAGGACATAAGGGACAAAATGCCCGTGCAGGCGGAGGAGTCAGACCTGGATTTGAAGGTGGACAGATGCCTCTCTATAGAAGAATTCCTAAAAGAGGATTTAACAATAAGTTGTTTGCAAAGGTATATGCTGAAGTAAATGTTTCGGCTTTAAATGTATTTGAAGACGGTGCTGTTGTAACACCTGAAGTTTTAATTGAAAAAGGACTTGTTAAGAAAGTCGTTGATGGAGTAGCAATCTTAGGAAACGGCGAACTTAATAAGAAACTTACTGTTAAGGCTGCAAGATTTACAAAAACAGCTTCAGCGAAAATTGAGGCTGCGGGGGGAAAGGCAGAGGTGATATAA
- the rpmD gene encoding 50S ribosomal protein L30 translates to MAKLRITLVRSTSKLKEKQLATVRALGLKKIRSVVEHQDNPQIRGMIKKVEHVVSVEEI, encoded by the coding sequence GTGGCTAAGCTCAGAATTACTCTGGTGAGGAGTACCAGTAAACTTAAGGAAAAACAGTTAGCTACCGTTAGAGCTTTAGGATTAAAGAAAATAAGATCTGTGGTAGAGCATCAGGATAATCCTCAAATTAGAGGAATGATCAAAAAAGTAGAACATGTTGTTTCGGTAGAAGAAATATAA
- the rpsE gene encoding 30S ribosomal protein S5 codes for MQRIDASVLDLKEKVVNIGRVTKVVKGGRNFRFSALVVVGDENGHVGAGIGKAAEIPDAIRKGIEDAKKNLIKVPLVETTIPHEVIGEFGAGKVLIKPASEGTGVIAGGPVRAVLELAGVRNIRTKSLGSNNPINMVRATIEGLSRLKTAEEVAKLRNKTVEEVLG; via the coding sequence TGGATCTGAAAGAAAAGGTAGTAAATATCGGACGTGTTACTAAGGTTGTTAAAGGTGGTAGGAATTTCCGTTTCAGTGCTTTAGTTGTTGTTGGAGATGAGAACGGACATGTAGGAGCTGGAATAGGAAAAGCAGCGGAAATACCTGATGCCATTAGAAAAGGTATTGAAGATGCCAAGAAAAATCTTATAAAAGTACCATTGGTTGAAACCACTATTCCCCATGAAGTTATTGGGGAATTTGGCGCCGGTAAAGTATTGATCAAACCAGCTAGTGAAGGTACCGGAGTTATAGCTGGAGGACCTGTAAGAGCGGTTCTTGAATTAGCGGGAGTTCGTAATATAAGAACAAAGTCTTTAGGATCAAATAATCCTATAAACATGGTTCGTGCTACTATTGAAGGACTTTCCCGTTTAAAGACAGCTGAGGAAGTAGCTAAACTCAGGAATAAGACAGTAGAAGAAGTATTAGGTTAG